Proteins co-encoded in one Nonlabens agnitus genomic window:
- a CDS encoding glycosyltransferase → MQISKNILVAPLNWGLGHATRCIPIIEALLDNGDRPIIASDGDALELLKKEFPNLVAVELPAYDVAYAEKGENLKLKLLKDSPKIWNAIRLEHQLLQHLILEHDLHGVISDNRLGLYTRTIPCVVMSHQLQVLSGGTTWLSTQLHLHYIKKFDACWIPDHQTAPNLTGKLSLNTDPTLHKVYLGPISRFKKSNDAKVTYDLLILLSGPEPQRSILEKKLLRQIKDYQGKVLFVAGVIEPEQRVEIKGKVTYYNYLSTSGLQKAIERSKVVLCRSGYTSIMDLCELEKKAFLIPTPGQFEQEYLARHLKLQRVAPFATQDEFEIEMLEQLNDYEGLAKLQDDAASLAFLIELTFSKVNENSDPIPNSLST, encoded by the coding sequence ATGCAAATATCCAAAAACATTTTGGTTGCACCTCTTAATTGGGGTTTGGGTCACGCAACTCGCTGTATTCCCATCATAGAAGCCTTGCTGGATAATGGTGATCGCCCTATCATTGCCAGTGATGGTGATGCGCTGGAACTGCTTAAGAAGGAATTTCCCAATCTGGTTGCCGTTGAGCTTCCTGCCTATGATGTCGCTTATGCAGAAAAAGGCGAAAACCTCAAGCTCAAACTGCTCAAAGACTCGCCTAAAATTTGGAATGCCATACGGTTGGAGCATCAATTACTGCAACACCTTATTTTAGAACACGATCTACACGGTGTCATTAGTGACAATAGGTTGGGGCTTTATACAAGAACCATCCCATGTGTAGTCATGTCGCACCAGCTGCAGGTATTGTCAGGTGGTACCACGTGGTTAAGCACCCAATTGCATTTGCACTACATTAAAAAGTTTGATGCCTGCTGGATTCCAGACCATCAAACGGCACCTAACCTGACTGGAAAACTTTCTCTAAACACAGACCCTACATTACACAAAGTCTACCTAGGCCCCATAAGCCGATTCAAAAAATCGAACGATGCCAAGGTCACTTATGATTTGCTCATCCTTTTGTCAGGTCCAGAACCTCAACGCAGTATTTTAGAAAAGAAATTGTTGCGTCAAATAAAAGATTATCAGGGCAAAGTCCTGTTTGTCGCTGGTGTTATTGAGCCAGAGCAGCGCGTAGAAATAAAAGGTAAAGTCACCTATTATAATTATCTATCTACCAGCGGCCTTCAAAAAGCTATAGAAAGGTCCAAAGTCGTTCTATGCCGCAGCGGTTACACAAGCATTATGGATTTGTGTGAATTAGAGAAAAAAGCGTTTTTAATACCAACGCCAGGGCAATTTGAGCAAGAGTATCTGGCAAGACATCTTAAGCTACAAAGAGTTGCTCCTTTTGCCACACAAGATGAGTTTGAAATAGAAATGCTAGAGCAGCTAAATGATTATGAAGGCTTAGCTAAACTTCAAGATGATGCTGCTTCTTTAGCCTTTTTGATCGAGTTGACTTTTTCTAAAGTAAATGAAAACTCAGACCCTATTCCCAACTCGCTATCCACGTAG
- a CDS encoding MGMT family protein — protein MAGDFFEKVYEVVKQIPAGRVTSYGAIAAYLGAPRSCRAVGYAMNASHSQTDVPAHRVVNRKGLLTGKHHFQGSNLMVQLLESEGVKVKEDQVQDLESIFWDPTDELDPLE, from the coding sequence ATGGCGGGAGATTTCTTTGAAAAGGTATACGAAGTTGTCAAACAAATTCCTGCAGGTCGAGTAACTAGTTATGGTGCCATAGCTGCTTATTTAGGAGCGCCGCGCAGTTGTCGTGCGGTAGGTTATGCCATGAATGCTTCACATTCCCAAACAGATGTTCCGGCGCATCGCGTCGTCAATCGCAAAGGTCTATTGACGGGCAAGCACCATTTTCAAGGTTCTAATTTAATGGTGCAGCTTTTGGAGAGTGAAGGCGTTAAGGTAAAGGAAGATCAGGTACAAGATCTTGAATCTATTTTCTGGGACCCTACAGACGAATTGGATCCACTAGAATAG
- a CDS encoding response regulator transcription factor, producing the protein MKESKAKILLVDDEPDILEIVSYNLKNEGYQVYTAENGEEAIKKAKKKKPDLVILDVMMPVMDGIEACEKMRKMPELDKTIITFLTARGEDYSMIAGFDAGADDYITKPVKPRVLVSKVKSLLRRNVAEKETEDNVKKLGDLVIDRDQYKIFFKKEELILPRKEFELLSLLTGQPGKVYTREEILDVVWGNEVVVGGRTIDVHIRKLREKLGDKRFKTVKGVGYKYVQSK; encoded by the coding sequence ATGAAAGAATCCAAAGCAAAAATCCTACTGGTTGATGATGAGCCGGATATCCTGGAAATAGTGAGCTACAACCTCAAAAACGAAGGTTATCAAGTATATACCGCCGAAAATGGTGAGGAAGCCATCAAAAAGGCGAAAAAGAAAAAACCAGACCTTGTGATTCTAGATGTCATGATGCCGGTAATGGATGGTATCGAGGCCTGCGAGAAGATGCGCAAGATGCCAGAGCTGGATAAGACCATTATCACTTTCCTTACCGCAAGAGGCGAGGACTACTCCATGATTGCAGGATTTGACGCAGGTGCAGATGATTATATTACAAAACCTGTAAAACCACGTGTTTTGGTTTCCAAAGTAAAATCCCTACTACGACGCAACGTGGCCGAGAAGGAAACCGAAGACAATGTGAAGAAGCTGGGAGATCTTGTCATTGATCGTGACCAGTATAAAATCTTCTTCAAAAAGGAAGAACTCATATTGCCACGCAAGGAGTTTGAACTTCTTTCCTTACTTACGGGTCAACCGGGAAAGGTCTACACAAGAGAAGAAATTCTGGATGTCGTCTGGGGTAATGAAGTCGTAGTAGGTGGCAGAACTATAGATGTTCATATTAGAAAACTACGTGAAAAACTAGGCGATAAGCGTTTTAAAACCGTCAAAGGAGTAGGCTACAAATATGTCCAGTCCAAATAA
- the tyrS gene encoding tyrosine--tRNA ligase, translated as MSYDFVKELQWRGMIHDIMPDTEELLNAETVSGYIGFDPTADSLHIGSMVQIILLMHLQRAGHRPIALIGGATGMIGDPSGKSAERNLLTQEILDKNIAGVKSVISRFIDFEDGPEETRAILVNNYDWMKDFSLIDFARDIGKHITVNYMMAKDSVKKRVSGEGDGMSFTEFTYQLFQGYDFVHLYKNLNCKLQIGGSDQWGNITTGTELVRRITGGKAYALTTPLVTKADGTKFGKTESGNIWLDADKTSVYKFYQFWITATDEDAINWIKIFTFLDEKTCNDLIEQHAKDPGFRILQKRLAEEVTVMVHGQEAYETAVEASKILFSKKVSMEQWNRLDKETLLEIFEGVPQTTISKSDLEKGIEIVPFLTDVTGFLPSNSEARRALKENSLAINKEKFEDDKVVGLDDVIAGSLILLQRGKKNYFLVLVD; from the coding sequence ATGTCCTACGATTTTGTAAAAGAACTACAATGGCGCGGTATGATTCACGATATCATGCCTGATACGGAAGAATTACTCAACGCTGAAACGGTAAGTGGTTACATAGGTTTTGACCCAACGGCAGATTCCCTGCACATAGGTAGTATGGTCCAAATCATTTTGCTCATGCACCTGCAACGTGCTGGCCATAGACCCATTGCGTTGATAGGTGGTGCGACTGGGATGATAGGAGATCCATCTGGTAAAAGTGCAGAGCGCAACTTGCTCACTCAGGAAATTCTAGATAAAAACATCGCTGGTGTAAAATCTGTCATCTCTAGGTTTATTGATTTTGAAGATGGTCCAGAAGAAACGCGTGCCATACTGGTAAATAATTATGACTGGATGAAGGATTTCAGTTTGATTGATTTTGCCAGAGATATAGGTAAGCATATCACAGTCAATTATATGATGGCCAAAGATTCTGTCAAAAAGAGAGTTTCTGGCGAAGGCGATGGAATGAGTTTTACAGAGTTTACCTACCAATTGTTTCAGGGTTACGACTTTGTACACCTTTATAAAAACCTCAATTGCAAGTTACAGATAGGTGGATCTGATCAATGGGGAAATATCACGACGGGAACAGAATTAGTTCGTAGAATCACTGGTGGCAAGGCTTATGCTTTGACGACTCCATTAGTGACTAAAGCTGACGGTACAAAATTTGGAAAAACAGAATCTGGTAATATCTGGCTGGATGCTGATAAGACTAGTGTTTATAAATTCTACCAATTCTGGATCACTGCAACTGATGAGGACGCGATTAATTGGATCAAGATTTTTACATTTTTGGATGAGAAAACCTGTAATGACTTGATCGAGCAACACGCCAAGGATCCAGGTTTTAGAATTTTACAAAAAAGACTGGCTGAAGAAGTAACTGTCATGGTTCACGGTCAAGAGGCCTACGAAACTGCCGTAGAGGCCAGTAAGATTTTGTTCAGTAAGAAAGTGTCCATGGAGCAATGGAACAGGCTTGATAAAGAAACCCTATTAGAAATCTTTGAAGGCGTTCCACAGACTACCATTTCAAAATCAGATCTTGAAAAAGGTATTGAAATCGTTCCTTTCCTCACTGACGTTACAGGCTTTTTACCTTCCAACAGTGAAGCGCGTAGAGCCTTAAAAGAAAATAGTCTCGCCATTAACAAGGAAAAGTTTGAAGACGATAAGGTTGTGGGCTTAGACGATGTGATTGCTGGTAGTTTGATATTATTGCAACGTGGTAAAAAGAATTATTTCTTGGTGTTAGTCGACTAA
- a CDS encoding sensor histidine kinase, whose product MLPGIFIICFLVIQYRVQKFIYRRIKKIYEDVSLLESTNFADREIATDMRTLTRQVEQFARNKKIEIETLKVREAYRKEFLGNISHELKTPLFTVQGYIDTLIEGAHKDKAIRKKYLARAQKGVERLTYIVNDMDMITKLEIGDMNLEKTDFDIVELVRQTFDQFEMKAAKKSISLVFDMVYSKPIMVHADQERIQQVISNLLVNSIKYGKPNGTTEVAIEDLINNKIILRVTDNGEGIDKTYIPRLFERFFRVDRTGSRREGGSGLGLAIVKHIVEAHQERIYVDSELGIGSEFSFTLEKVNSIKKAKEAASS is encoded by the coding sequence ATGCTTCCCGGGATTTTTATTATCTGCTTTCTGGTCATTCAATATCGCGTTCAGAAATTCATCTACCGCCGTATCAAAAAGATTTACGAAGATGTGTCCTTACTGGAGTCTACCAACTTTGCAGATCGTGAAATCGCGACAGACATGCGCACACTTACCAGGCAGGTAGAGCAATTTGCACGCAACAAGAAAATTGAGATTGAAACACTTAAGGTGCGTGAAGCCTATAGGAAGGAATTTCTGGGTAACATCTCACACGAATTAAAAACTCCGCTTTTTACAGTTCAAGGATATATTGATACGCTTATTGAAGGAGCGCATAAGGATAAGGCCATACGCAAGAAATATCTGGCGCGTGCTCAAAAAGGTGTGGAACGTCTTACCTATATCGTCAACGATATGGACATGATCACAAAACTGGAGATAGGTGACATGAACCTTGAAAAAACCGATTTTGATATTGTAGAATTGGTGAGACAGACTTTTGATCAGTTTGAGATGAAAGCCGCAAAGAAGAGCATCTCTCTAGTATTTGACATGGTCTATTCAAAACCTATCATGGTGCATGCAGATCAGGAACGCATCCAGCAGGTCATTTCTAATCTCTTGGTGAATTCCATAAAGTATGGTAAGCCTAATGGAACCACAGAGGTCGCTATTGAAGATCTCATCAACAATAAGATTATCCTAAGAGTTACCGATAACGGCGAGGGAATCGACAAGACCTACATACCACGACTTTTTGAGCGTTTCTTTAGAGTGGACCGCACCGGTTCAAGGCGTGAAGGTGGTTCTGGATTAGGGCTTGCGATCGTGAAGCACATTGTAGAGGCACACCAGGAAAGAATCTACGTGGATAGCGAGTTGGGAATAGGGTCTGAGTTTTCATTTACTTTAGAAAAAGTCAACTCGATCAAAAAGGCTAAAGAAGCAGCATCATCTTGA
- a CDS encoding lamin tail domain-containing protein, producing MKQTYSLIVMFFMAAIAFAQQPIITTIVDGSCSSTPKFFEIYADVAVDLSLYAVEIQSNSNTTWASNTQLEFAFSEPRTTNFVYVIANSASATTFQAEYPDVDTEATLISGAANFNGDDRVRIIEISTGLVVDQYGTDNTDGTGTEWEYEDTYANRIDGSGPDSGFNSGNWSYGTLQALDSQGICNGGGQNLQTVTQTGTYSTTAPSGPALNVNGSPVTGLDYFENNGPSQEGQFTVSGMNLEGSVLVSSTVFEVSLTSGAGFSESVEVAFPSNGELPITDIYVRLPAGLTAGDYAESIEVSSVNATTQTVAVAGTVTADDPFITLAGNVEGLSYNEGSGPSGLDAFGVSGMFLTESITVAVDNEFEVSLDEEGSFSSAVSIAPVDGTVENTTVFIRLRAGETAGDYTGTITATSTGAENQTLSANGSVNAAATCAAVGSIIVTEVLPNPGVTTDGNGEFLELYNTTDTDIDIQSWILRDQDDDTHTITESVIVRANGYALLARSATENGGLSPLYIYDSFALANSGDEIVIECGGTVIDEIAYNSTDWPYSNGISMELANNSLDATANDDPSNWFAATSTFGDGDSGTPGAVNDATLSSDSIENPQFSMYPNPATSGTLNISVTNGGSVDVEIFSTLGQRVVNQKAVTTSVNINGLNTGLYIVKLTQGEASQTRKLVVK from the coding sequence ATGAAACAAACTTACTCTTTGATCGTGATGTTCTTTATGGCCGCGATCGCCTTTGCTCAACAACCAATTATCACTACGATAGTAGATGGTAGCTGTTCAAGTACACCCAAATTTTTCGAAATTTATGCTGATGTAGCGGTAGACCTGTCTCTCTATGCAGTTGAAATTCAAAGCAACAGCAATACTACATGGGCAAGTAATACCCAATTAGAATTCGCCTTTTCTGAACCGCGAACTACTAACTTTGTTTACGTCATCGCAAATAGTGCAAGCGCCACCACTTTTCAAGCTGAGTATCCTGACGTGGATACTGAAGCAACTTTGATATCTGGTGCTGCTAACTTCAATGGCGATGATCGTGTACGTATCATAGAAATCTCAACTGGTTTAGTGGTAGATCAATACGGTACAGATAATACTGATGGTACAGGGACTGAGTGGGAATATGAAGATACTTATGCAAACAGAATTGATGGAAGTGGTCCTGACTCTGGTTTTAATTCTGGAAACTGGTCTTACGGTACTTTGCAAGCTCTGGATTCACAAGGTATTTGTAACGGTGGTGGCCAAAACCTTCAAACCGTAACTCAAACAGGCACTTATTCAACCACTGCCCCTTCAGGACCTGCTCTTAATGTAAACGGTTCACCGGTAACAGGTCTGGACTACTTTGAAAACAACGGTCCATCCCAGGAAGGTCAATTCACGGTTTCTGGTATGAATCTGGAAGGTTCTGTTCTTGTTTCTTCAACTGTTTTTGAAGTTTCCTTAACGAGTGGCGCTGGGTTTTCTGAAAGTGTAGAAGTAGCTTTTCCTTCAAACGGTGAACTTCCTATTACAGATATATATGTAAGATTGCCTGCCGGTCTAACCGCAGGTGATTATGCAGAATCTATTGAGGTAAGTTCTGTAAATGCAACCACGCAAACGGTTGCCGTAGCAGGAACCGTTACCGCAGACGATCCATTTATTACTCTTGCAGGTAATGTAGAGGGATTAAGTTACAACGAAGGATCAGGTCCTTCTGGATTGGATGCATTTGGAGTATCTGGTATGTTTTTGACTGAAAGCATAACGGTTGCCGTAGATAACGAGTTTGAAGTATCCCTAGATGAAGAAGGTTCGTTTTCAAGCGCGGTTTCCATTGCACCAGTAGATGGTACAGTTGAAAATACAACAGTGTTTATACGTTTGAGGGCTGGTGAGACTGCTGGAGATTACACAGGTACGATAACAGCAACGTCAACTGGAGCTGAAAACCAGACTTTATCTGCTAACGGAAGTGTAAATGCAGCAGCAACCTGTGCTGCGGTAGGTAGTATTATTGTCACAGAGGTACTACCTAATCCTGGAGTAACGACCGATGGGAATGGAGAATTTTTAGAATTATATAATACTACAGACACAGATATTGATATCCAATCTTGGATTCTGAGAGACCAAGACGATGATACTCACACTATTACTGAATCTGTAATAGTTCGGGCAAACGGTTATGCATTACTTGCTAGAAGTGCTACCGAAAATGGTGGACTTTCACCTCTTTATATTTATGATTCATTTGCACTTGCAAATAGTGGCGATGAGATTGTTATTGAATGTGGAGGCACTGTAATTGATGAGATTGCATACAATAGCACAGATTGGCCATATTCTAATGGGATTTCTATGGAACTTGCTAATAATAGCTTAGACGCCACTGCAAACGACGACCCAAGCAACTGGTTTGCCGCTACTTCAACCTTCGGCGATGGTGATTCGGGAACTCCGGGAGCAGTGAATGATGCTACTCTCTCCAGTGATAGCATTGAAAATCCACAGTTCTCTATGTATCCTAATCCAGCAACTTCTGGAACGCTGAATATTAGTGTGACTAATGGTGGTAGTGTAGATGTAGAGATCTTCTCCACATTAGGACAAAGAGTCGTGAACCAAAAAGCAGTAACGACTTCTGTTAACATCAATGGCCTAAACACAGGTCTTTACATTGTGAAATTGACTCAAGGAGAAGCTTCCCAAACTAGAAAATTAGTAGTGAAGTAG
- the trmB gene encoding tRNA (guanosine(46)-N7)-methyltransferase TrmB, protein MGSKNKMKRFRENETFPNVVQPSREQMVNGFEWKGKWSQFFKNDNPITLELGCGKGEYTVALARKYPDRNFIGIDIKGARFWRGAKTAVEEKLENAAFLRTQIELVDLAFAKAEISEIWITFPDPQIKYKRTKHRMTNPEFLDRYRTILKPDGVIHLKTDSEYMHGYTLGLLEGLGEEILYAHHNIYTNTEAPDEVIGTQTFYEKQYLEAGKAITYMKFKLRR, encoded by the coding sequence GTGGGAAGTAAGAATAAAATGAAGCGTTTTAGGGAGAATGAAACCTTTCCCAATGTGGTCCAGCCTTCTAGAGAACAGATGGTTAACGGATTTGAATGGAAGGGAAAATGGTCTCAGTTCTTCAAGAATGACAACCCCATAACACTAGAATTGGGCTGTGGAAAAGGCGAGTATACCGTGGCGCTGGCCCGCAAGTATCCTGACCGCAACTTTATAGGGATTGATATCAAGGGAGCTCGTTTTTGGCGTGGTGCAAAAACAGCTGTAGAGGAGAAACTAGAAAATGCTGCTTTTTTGAGAACCCAGATTGAGTTGGTGGATCTCGCTTTCGCGAAAGCGGAAATATCAGAAATATGGATCACCTTTCCAGACCCGCAAATAAAATACAAGCGTACCAAACACCGCATGACAAATCCAGAATTTCTCGATCGATACAGGACCATCCTAAAGCCCGATGGCGTCATCCACCTCAAAACCGATTCTGAGTACATGCATGGGTACACACTAGGTTTGCTGGAAGGACTAGGAGAAGAGATTCTTTATGCGCACCATAACATCTATACAAATACCGAGGCACCTGATGAGGTCATAGGAACGCAAACATTCTATGAAAAGCAGTACCTTGAGGCTGGCAAAGCCATAACTTATATGAAGTTCAAGTTGCGTAGATGA
- a CDS encoding LysE family translocator yields MTYFLHLLFGFTIGFIGVIPPGLLNLTAAKISVKSGKRAAIIFAIGASSVVIAQVYIGVFFSKLLSLNPDVLLMVERFAIIIFFGLSIFFFIRARLDSKPEFKTVHKSDYKVFGQGIILSALNIFPIPFYIGFSSFLASRNAFTFEFPMAHLFIIGATTGTFLMLCAYIKYVKRLKFDSDTFARKIHYLLSALTLAIAVFTLIRIN; encoded by the coding sequence ATGACCTATTTTTTACACTTATTGTTCGGTTTTACCATAGGGTTCATAGGTGTTATACCACCAGGACTCCTTAATTTGACCGCGGCAAAAATTAGTGTAAAGAGTGGAAAAAGAGCGGCGATTATTTTTGCGATAGGAGCCTCTTCAGTAGTGATCGCGCAAGTTTACATAGGTGTTTTCTTTTCTAAGCTTTTAAGTCTCAATCCAGATGTGTTGTTGATGGTAGAGCGTTTTGCGATCATCATATTCTTTGGTCTTAGCATCTTCTTTTTTATACGCGCACGTCTAGATAGCAAACCAGAATTTAAAACGGTTCACAAGTCAGATTATAAAGTTTTTGGTCAGGGAATTATTCTTTCGGCGCTCAATATATTTCCTATACCATTTTATATAGGATTTAGCTCCTTTCTAGCGAGCAGGAATGCCTTTACTTTTGAATTTCCCATGGCGCATCTCTTTATCATAGGAGCCACAACAGGAACATTTTTAATGCTATGTGCCTATATTAAGTATGTTAAGAGGCTAAAGTTTGACAGCGACACTTTTGCAAGAAAAATCCATTATCTATTGTCGGCATTAACGCTGGCAATTGCTGTTTTTACCTTGATAAGAATTAACTAA
- a CDS encoding NAD-dependent succinate-semialdehyde dehydrogenase yields MSDKGITTINPATEEKLSFYPYMTDHELTGAIEKCHKAFLEWKTKTVEERGEVLKAIGKKLKEHKKELSQLMTAEMGKLLSQSESEVDLCAGICDHTAQIAPKELADEKRELPNGGRGLITYSPIGVIYGIQPWNYPAYQVIRYAIANLAAGNGVLLKHAESVTGCGEKIREIFEEAGLPKNLFTTLVINHDQSDKVINNDLVRGVTLTGSPVAGEIIGEKAGKALKPMVLELGSNDAYLVLEDADLDVAVEACVKGRIYNNGETCIAAKRFVVVEAVYEEFKKGFVKAMKDIKHGDPTSDEFDMGPMARKDLRDDLHTQVKNSVTNGAKVLCGGEMPDGKGFYYPSTVLENVHPGQPGYDDELFGPVASLIKAKDAEDAMRIANDSRFGLGGGIFTKDEDKAFELASKHFDTGMVFINSFGLAQPNMPFGGVKRSGYGREHGGFGIKEFVNAKAIMRLEN; encoded by the coding sequence ATGAGCGATAAAGGAATAACCACCATCAATCCAGCTACGGAAGAAAAGCTAAGTTTCTATCCATACATGACAGACCATGAGCTAACTGGAGCTATTGAAAAATGTCACAAAGCTTTTTTAGAATGGAAAACCAAAACCGTTGAAGAACGTGGCGAAGTATTAAAAGCCATTGGTAAAAAATTAAAGGAACACAAAAAAGAGCTTTCCCAACTGATGACCGCAGAAATGGGAAAACTTTTGTCCCAAAGTGAATCTGAAGTCGATCTTTGTGCCGGTATTTGTGATCATACGGCGCAAATTGCCCCTAAAGAATTAGCAGATGAAAAGCGTGAGTTGCCCAATGGTGGTCGCGGATTAATCACCTATTCTCCTATTGGTGTTATTTATGGAATACAGCCATGGAATTATCCAGCATACCAAGTTATAAGATATGCAATTGCTAATCTAGCTGCTGGAAATGGAGTTCTACTAAAACATGCGGAATCAGTTACGGGATGCGGTGAGAAAATCAGAGAGATTTTTGAAGAAGCTGGATTACCTAAAAACTTATTTACCACATTAGTCATCAATCATGACCAGTCTGACAAGGTCATCAACAACGATCTAGTACGCGGTGTGACTTTGACTGGAAGTCCTGTTGCGGGAGAAATCATTGGGGAAAAAGCTGGAAAAGCCTTAAAACCTATGGTATTGGAACTAGGATCAAATGATGCGTATTTAGTACTTGAAGATGCAGACCTTGATGTAGCCGTGGAAGCTTGCGTGAAAGGAAGAATTTATAATAATGGTGAAACATGTATCGCAGCAAAACGATTTGTAGTGGTAGAGGCTGTCTATGAAGAATTCAAGAAAGGATTTGTAAAGGCGATGAAAGACATCAAGCATGGAGATCCTACTAGCGATGAATTTGACATGGGACCTATGGCTCGTAAAGATTTGAGAGATGACTTGCATACGCAGGTTAAAAATAGCGTCACTAATGGAGCCAAAGTATTATGCGGTGGTGAGATGCCAGATGGAAAAGGATTTTATTATCCATCTACCGTTCTAGAAAATGTTCATCCAGGACAGCCAGGATATGATGACGAACTATTTGGACCGGTTGCTTCATTGATCAAAGCAAAAGATGCTGAAGATGCTATGCGCATTGCCAATGATAGCCGTTTTGGTTTAGGTGGCGGAATCTTCACTAAAGATGAAGACAAAGCCTTTGAACTCGCCAGCAAGCATTTTGATACAGGTATGGTATTTATCAACTCCTTTGGACTAGCGCAGCCTAATATGCCATTTGGTGGTGTGAAGCGTTCTGGATATGGACGTGAGCATGGCGGGTTTGGTATCAAAGAGTTTGTAAATGCTAAAGCAATTATGAGATTAGAAAACTAA
- a CDS encoding LuxE/PaaK family acyltransferase, with amino-acid sequence MRFPVFDIEDNVQFEQLALEIYQYQLEHNTAYQQYCSFLRKPLASQVSDIPFLPISFFKTHKITTEPEKKPEIVFTSSGTTGTSTSKHLVHNLEIYNQSLDHSFKKFYGNPEEYTILALLPHYLERTGSSLVYMVDRWIKHSNNSKSGFYLNNLQDLSVILKELQQLDRKVILIGVTFALLQLAEQFPMALDNTIIIETGGMKGMRKEIVKPELHKILSSAFPKAQIHSEYGMTELLSQAYAPDGIHFKLPPWMQVSARDTNDPLSSIAHGKTGGLNVIDLANIESCSFIATQDLCKTYADGTFEVLGRFDNSDIRGCNLLAIG; translated from the coding sequence GTGAGGTTTCCCGTTTTTGATATTGAAGATAATGTTCAGTTCGAACAGCTCGCTTTGGAAATCTACCAGTATCAACTAGAACACAATACAGCTTACCAGCAATATTGTTCATTTTTAAGGAAACCACTGGCTAGTCAGGTTAGCGACATTCCTTTCCTGCCTATTTCCTTTTTCAAAACGCACAAGATAACTACAGAGCCAGAAAAAAAACCAGAAATAGTATTTACGAGTAGCGGCACCACAGGAACCTCAACTTCAAAGCACCTAGTCCACAATCTGGAAATCTACAATCAAAGCCTTGATCATAGTTTTAAAAAATTCTACGGCAATCCTGAGGAATACACCATCCTCGCGCTTTTACCCCATTATCTAGAGCGTACAGGTTCTTCATTGGTCTATATGGTAGATCGATGGATCAAACATTCTAATAATTCAAAAAGTGGTTTTTACCTGAACAATCTTCAGGATCTATCTGTGATCCTCAAAGAATTACAACAATTAGATCGCAAGGTAATTTTGATAGGAGTCACTTTTGCGCTTTTACAGCTGGCAGAGCAATTCCCAATGGCCCTTGATAATACGATCATTATTGAAACTGGCGGCATGAAGGGAATGCGAAAAGAAATCGTCAAACCAGAATTGCATAAAATTCTAAGCAGCGCTTTCCCAAAAGCGCAAATTCATAGTGAATACGGCATGACGGAATTGCTATCCCAAGCCTACGCTCCAGACGGCATCCACTTCAAACTACCACCATGGATGCAAGTAAGTGCAAGAGACACCAATGATCCCTTGAGCAGCATCGCTCATGGAAAAACTGGCGGACTCAACGTCATCGACCTAGCAAATATTGAATCCTGCTCTTTCATCGCCACTCAAGACCTTTGCAAAACGTATGCAGATGGAACTTTTGAAGTTTTGGGCCGATTCGACAATTCTGACATTCGCGGCTGTAACTTGCTAGCAATAGGCTAG